From a region of the Branchiostoma floridae strain S238N-H82 chromosome 13, Bfl_VNyyK, whole genome shotgun sequence genome:
- the LOC118428512 gene encoding uncharacterized PPE family protein PPE21-like, with protein sequence MAVHKCVRGLSHGWSFDCRSHDCSRYNCSGYHYGCSIDCGRRNHRSSFNCSRYNWGSLNRSSYNWGSLNRSSYNWGSLHGRSFHSSGHNHRGSLNCSGYNYGGSLNCSTHNYWSSLDGGTYNYRGSLNGWSFHCSGYNYRGSYNYRGSYNYRGSIDSSTHNYRSSLDSSSYNYGWSFHSSGYNYWGSLNCSGYNRGSLNRSSYDWSSVHGRSLNCSSYNWGSLNCSSYNWGSLNRSSYNWGSLNRSSYDWSSVHGRSLNCSSYNWGSLNCSSYNWGSLNRSSYNWCSLNRSSYNWGSLNGRGFYGSGFDRSSHSYCSSLNCSSYNWSSLNRSSYNWGSLNRSSYNWGSLNGRGFYGSGFDRSSHSYCSSLNCSSYNWSSLNSSSYNWGSFDSWSFHGSGYNYRGSYNYWGSLNCSTYNYWSSLNSSSYNWGSFDSWSFHGSGYNYRGSYNYWGSLNCSTYNYRGSLNGSGYNYWSSLNCSSVDCSSLDCGSLDCGSLDCGSLDCGSLDCGSLDCGSLNCSSYNCGSLNCSSYNRGSLNSGTY encoded by the exons ATGGCAGTCCACAAGTGCGTCAGGGGCCTGTCA CACGGCTGGAGCTTCGACTGCCGGAGCCACGACTGCAGCAGGTACAACTGCAGCGGCTACCACTACGGGTGCAGCATCGACTGCGGCAGGCGCAACCACCGGAGCAGCTTCAACTGCAGCCGCTACAACTGGGGCAGCCTCAACCGCAGCAGCTACAACTGGGGCAGCCTCAACCGCAGCAGCTACAACTGGGGCAGCCTCCACGGCCGGAGCTTCCACAGCAGCGGCCACAACCACCGGGGCAGCCTCAACTGCAGCGGCTACAACTACGGGGGCAGCCTCAACTGCAGCACCCACAACTACTGGAGCAGCCTCGACGGCGGCACCTACAACTACAGGGGCAGCCTCAACGGCTGGAGCTTCCACTGCAGCGGCTACAACTACCGGGGCAGCTACAACTACAGGGGCAGCTACAACTACAGGGGCAGCATCGACAGCAGTACCCACAACTACCGGAGCAGCCTCGACAGCAGCAGCTACAACTACGGCTGGAGCTTCCACAGCAGCGGCTACAACTACTGGGGCAGCCTCAACTGCAGCGGCTACAACAGGGGCAGCCTCAACCGCAGCAGCTACGACTGGAGCAGCGTCCACGGCCGGAGCCTCAACTGCAGCAGCTACAACTGGGGCAGCCTCAACTGCAGCAGCTACAACTGGGGCAGCCTCAACCGCAGCAGCTACAACTGGGGCAGCCTCAACCGCAGCAGCTACGACTGGAGCAGCGTCCACGGCCGGAGCCTCAACTGCAGCAGCTACAACTGGGGCAGCCTCAACTGCAGCAGCTACAACTGGGGCAGCCTCAACCGCAGCAGCTACAACTGGTGCAGCCTCAACCGCAGCAGCTACAACTGGGGCAGCCTCAACGGCCGGGGCTTCTACGGCAGCGGCTTCGACCGCAGCAGCCACAGCTACTGCAGCAGCCTCAACTGCAGCAGCTACAACTGGAGCAGCCTCAACCGCAGCAGCTACAACTGGGGCAGCCTCAACCGCAGCAGCTACAACTGGGGCAGCCTCAACGGCCGGGGCTTCTACGGCAGCGGCTTCGACCGCAGCAGCCACAGCTACTGCAGCAGCCTCAACTGCAGCAGCTACAACTGGAGCAGCCTCAACAGCAGCAGCTACAACTGGGGCAGCTTCGACAGCTGGAGCTTCCACGGCAGCGGCTACAACTACCGGGGCAGCTACAACTACTGGGGCAGCCTCAACTGCAGCACCTACAACTACTGGAGCAGCCTCAACAGCAGCAGCTACAACTGGGGCAGCTTCGACAGCTGGAGCTTCCACGGCAGCGGCTACAACTACCGGGGCAGCTACAACTACTGGGGCAGCCTCAACTGCAGCACCTACAACTACCGGGGCAGCCTCAACGGCAGCGGCTACAACTACTGGAGCAGCCTCAACTGCAGCAGCGTCGACTGCAGCAGCCTCGACTGCGGCAGCCTCGACTGCGGCAGCCTCGACTGCGGCAGCCTCGACTGCGGCAGCCTCGACTGCGGCAGCCTCGACTGCGGCAGCCTCAACTGCAGCAGCTACAACTGCGGCAGCCTCAACTGCAGCAGCTACAACAGGGGCAGCCTCAACAGCGGCACCTACTGA
- the LOC118428513 gene encoding mucin-like protein — translation LLGPEPPHLALSTACVCPPGYVQIFGTASSAPASTVRASTVPASTAAATTLALVDECTLGTHNCHADATCVDSNPHVGFTCTCNDGYQGNGTYCEDKDECALSPAVCGSHTTCANLVGSFRCDCLSGFEPQNETSCTDINECTLGVSGCSDICNNTDGSFVCDCPAFFKLDVADNKTCVAARSCDTSNPCSPSDVSTCAVTDSGYTCGCNSGYKLAEGSETLCVNANECATGENNCDPTLGMCTDNAGSFSCSCKAGYTGAGTIGACTDVDECTAGTAVCDTNADCVNTVGAYTCSCKTGYKSIATNGTGFPGECKEDRLMPFGANAGDMSVTGSVSSDKTSSLINVPDGLPLFGGRLCDTLYVLENGLVVATTLKETQDSVAKTIYRHPTTDAAAFGDPVCAVFAPFWADAVLGGSYPSKVWYHAYQRNSGSDNIILDLVSEAVNDNGMSGFNATFLLLVTYETMAMAGETAREDMGTNTFQGGIATDGIHTIAGAIYEDGGMNWDPQITDSNLVDGKWPAFVGIVVESANGSLIVVENENSRMKTKQENGVKDCSGTNVYCMDSRAVSGVWTQADDNADNWVNPRKWCADWYNAEPAVSTFASAVPCPLTKAHADLDTRFKAASDVSTGGRACYEQNDGSSFTNGGNSLCCYGESDGAFKLNNKEMSGNVHRYARDSQNYQDYDVKPRQYCCQDTSSSYCSMYFEKRPMMSSDGYEAPQQSAGAGDPHITTLDGFSYSFNGYDEYLMATNTSDAPRVFQMQGRTKLADVEPGKVPLATVFSGLAVKQPTNDVQIYLNGTGTSVDIYVDSTAYTHAGIDDGSNAAFSDGRFQLVKDAGTSAVTGVKAIFTSGISVEVKAGLGMLTYAVSMTPDMKSKLKGLLGNFNGNNADEFAWPNGTAVSFSNASNPSEEELFEWGQSWALRTTGDTSLFSVYPDGKNAATYGNSTFTPLFFNLDTMFPNETDKARAIEVCGGADKKECLFDIALTGNEEVGAAAAAALDAVANSNAALSNTPPVFNVTSEIRATVGQEYGLQLEATDDGAVTISVAQGPGSLNGSNYYTWTPSDTSNYTIQFLATDDVGASTSQTPDITVCACQNGGTCNFDTTLTARSSGFAIATCNCQLGFVGDYCETDYNGCSVTPCYPGVNCTDAVAPLSPGAKEYTCGSCPAGMVGDGESCVDLNECTLASNDANVHQCKNATCFNEAPGYRCECLSGYSMMADNRTCVDIDECSTGADNCHAEATCTNTEGSFTCACNTGYSGDGTTCSDIDECQTNNGGCDRICSNSAGSYACSCDVGFRLQDDKRSCQDIDECAGPNHGCKQFCTNTAGGFACACKAYYALASDGKSCEPAVSCSNDTSCTQLCAVINATEVCDCNAGYNLDSDGITCNDFDECANAANNSCDPTNGQCTNLPGTFNCSCSTGYQIEAGGGTLCDDIDECQTNNGGCAQVCTNQGGSFVCSCNAGYQLNSDGRACDDVDECALGTDTCSHTCVNTGGSYNCSCPEGLKLDLTMKNCIPESQCLVKNCTPSGIASCAVINSVETCLCADGYEANDTMCVDVNECSTMCKGTNMQCNNTVGSYMCSCVAGFVQKTVNGSMTCEETKAFSGSIRITSVSFTSDLADTSSSAFKTLAASVESSLDTMYSSQLGAAFQSTTVTGFTNGSVVTAYTVNLVSNSTVNSTSLASALQAAVQAGGAGGFSFDASSITVADIDECAGENSCHAQATCANTEGSYTCTCNNGYTDNSASGAKSGSTCEETTSVARFIRATSTEEASSSQTLAIALGVTFGILGVAIIMAILVMVALKSKKGSATISPEE, via the exons CTGCTGGGGCCGGAACCACCACACCTTGCTCTGTCGACAGCTTGTGTTTGCCCGCCAGGATACGTGCAAATATTT GGCACCGCCAGTTCAGCACCCGCTAGTACAGTACGCGCGAGTACAGTACCCGCGAGTACAGCAGCTGCTACAACCTTGGCCCTCGTTGACGAGTGCACCTTGGGCACCCATAACTGCCACGCCGATGCTACATGTGTGGACAGCAACCCCCACGTTGGTTTCACCTGTACCTGCAATGACGGATACCAGGGAAACGGCACATACTGTGAAG ATAAGGACGAATGTGCGCTTAGCCCAGCTGTCTGTGGAAGTCACACTACATGTGCGAACCTAGTTGGTTCGTTCCGGTGTGATTGTTTGAGCGGGTTTGAGCCTCAAAATGAGACATCTTGCACTG acatcaatgaatgtaCACTTGGGGTCAGCGGATGTTCAGACATCTGTAACAACACAGACGGATCCTTCGTGTGCGACTGCCCGGCCTTTTTCAAACTGGACGTGGCAGACAACAAAACTTGCGTCG CCGCCCGTTCCTGTGACACCTCCAACCCCTGCTCTCCCTCGGACGTCTCAACATGTGCAGTGACGGACTCCGGCTATACCTGTGGCTGTAACTCAGGTTACAAACTGGCGGAAGGAAGTGAAACACTTTGTGTCA ATGCCAACGAATGCGCTACCGGAGAGAACAATTGCGACCCAACCCTCGGCATGTGTACCGACAATGCAGGCAGCTTCTCTTGTTCCTGTAAGGCCGGGTACACAGGGGCAGGGACCATCGGTGCCTGTACAG ATGTGGACGAGTGTACTGCCGGTACAGCAGTGTGTGACACAAACGCTGACTGCGTCAACACCGTGGGTGCGTACACATGTAGCTGTAAAACTGGGTACAAGAGCATCGCTACCAACGGGACAGGATTCCCCGGAGAGTGCAAAG AGGATCGTTTGATGCCTTTCGGAGCTAATGCCGGTGACATGAGTGTGACCGGAAGCGTCTCAAGTGATAAAACCTCCAGTCTCATCAACGTTCCCGACGGACTGCCTCTGTTCGGCGGACGGCTGTGCGATACACTTTAC GTTCTGGAGAACGGTCTTGTCGTCGCCACTACCCTGAAAGAGACCCAGGACTCCGTGGCCAAAACCATTTATCGCCACCCCACTACTGACGCGGCTGCGTTCGGCGATCCCGTGTGCGCCGTGTTCGCCCCATTCTGGGCTGACGCTGTCCTTGGTGGATCATATCCTTCAAAG GTGTGGTATCATGCTTACCAGAGGAACTCTGGAAGTGACAACATAATCCTTGACTTAGTCAGCGAGGCGGTCAACGACAATGGCATGAGCGGCTTCAACGCGACTTTTCTCCTACTGGTGACGTATGAAACCATGGCGATGGCGGGTGAGACAGCACGAGAAGACATGGGG ACAAACACGTTCCAGGGTGGCATAGCAACCGATGGAATCCATACCATAGCTGGTGCCATTTATGAAGACGGCGGCATGAACTGGGACCCACAGATCACCGACAGTAATCTGGTCGATGGGAAGTGGCCCGCGTTCGTTGGTATCGTCGTCGAAAGTGCAAACGGCTCGCTCATCGTGGTAGAGAACGAAAATTCAAG GATGAAGACAAAGCAGGAAAACGGCGTGAAAGATTGCAGCGGCACGAACGTATACTGCATGGACAGCAGGGCGGTGAGCGGTGTGTGGACCCAGGCGGACGACAACGCCGACAACTGGGTCAACCCGAGGAAGTGGTGTGCCGATTGGTACAAT gctgAACCGGCCGTCAGCACGTTTGCCAGTGCCGTACCCTGCCCACTGACCAAGGCCCATGCTGACCTCGACACGAGGTTTAAAGCGGCAAGTGACGTCTCCACTGGAGGAAGAGCCTGCTATGAACAGAACGATGGTTCTTCTTTCACGAACG GTGGAAACAGCCTTTGCTGCTATGGAGAATCTGATGGTGCCTTCAAGCTGAACAACAAAGAGATGTCCGGCAACGTTCATCGATATGCCCGG GACTCCCAGAACTACCAGGACTATGATGTAAAGCCCAGACAGTACTGCTGCCAGGACACCTCCAGCTCCTACTGCAGTATGTACTTTGAGAAGAGACCAATGATGTCAAGTGACGGATACGAGGCTCCTCAGCAGA GTGCTGGAGCAGGTGATCCTCATATCACTACCCTGGACGGCTTCTCCTACTCGTTCAACGGCTACGATGAGTATCTCATGGCAACCAACACTAGTGATGCCCCACGAGTCTTCCAGATGCAGGGTAGGACCAAACTGGCGGACGTCGAGCCTGGCAAGGTACCCCTGGCGACAGTATTCAG TGGTCTAGCCGTGAAGCAGCCCACCAACGACGTTCAGATCTATCTGAACGGTACCGGAACTAGTGTGGACATCTATGTAGACAGTACAGCCTACACACATGCTGGCATTGATGATGGAAGCAACGCTGCCTTTTCTGACGGACGATTCCAACTTGTTAAAGATG CCGGCACGTCTGCTGTGACTGGCGTTAAGGCCATTTTCACGTCTGGAATCTCGGTGGAAGTGAAGGCAGGACTCGGCATGCTCACCTACGCAGTCTCCATGACCCCTGACATGAAGAGCAAGCTGAAGGGCCTTCTGGGTAACTTTAATGGCAACAATGCGGATGAATTTGCCTGGCCTAACGGCACAGCGGTTTCCTTCTCCAACGCATCCAACCCATCTGAAGAGGAACTGTTCGAATGGGGCCAGTCAT GGGCCCTGCGCACTACGGGTGACACTTCCCTCTTCTCCGTGTATCCCGACGGCAAAAATGCCGCAACATATGGAAACAGTACCTTCACTCCACTGTTCTTCAACCTGGACACCATGTTCCCCAACGAGACTGACAAGGCCCGTGCCATAGAG GTTTGTGGCGGTGCTGATAAGAAAGAGTGCCTGTTTGACATCGCGCTGACAGGAAACGAGGAGGTCGGTGCCGCAGCAGCAGCAGCCCTGGACGCTGTAGCCAACAGCAACGCCGCTCTCT CGAACACGCCACCAGTCTTCAATGTGACGTCAGAGATCCGTGCTACCGTTGGACAGGAGTACGGCCTGCAGCTGGAGGCTACAGATGACGGTGCGGTCACCATCAGCGTCGCACAGGGACCGGGAAGCCTCAACGGCAGTAACTACTACAC ATGGACGCCGTCCGACACGTCGAACTACACCATCCAGTTCCTCGCCACGGATGACGTCGGTGCCTCCACATCCCAGACCCCGGATATCACGGTGTGTGCGTGCCAGAACGGCGGCACATGCAACTTTGATACCACCCTGACGGCACGTAGCTCTGGGTTTGCCATTGCCACGTGCAACTGTCAGCTGGGCTTCGTCGGTGACTACTGTGAGACGGACTACAATGGCTGCTCTGTCACACCTTGCTATCCAG GTGTAAATTGTACCGATGCTGTGGCGCCTCTGTCTCCCGGTGCCAAGGAGTACACCTGCGGCAGCTGCCCAGCTGGTATGGTGGGTGACGGCGAGTCCTGTGTCGATCTGAACGAGTGCACCTTAGCTTCCAATGACGCCAACGTGCACCAGTGTAAGAACGCCACCTGCTTCAACGAGGCTCCTGGTTATCGCTGCGAGTGTCTGTCTGGGTACAGCATGATGGCTGACAACAGGACATGTGTCG atattgacgagtgttCTACGGGTGCCGACAACTGCCATGCTGAAGCCACCTGTACGAACACGGAGGGTTCTTTCACCTGTGCCTGTAATACTGGATATAGCGGAGATGGGACAACATGCTCAG atattgacgagtgccaGACAAACAACGGAGGATGTGATCGTATCTGCTCCAACTCGGCAGGAAGCTACGCGTGCTCCTGTGACGTTGGTTTCAGACTGCAGGACGACAAACGCTCATGCCAAG atattgacgaatgtgCAGGCCCCAACCATGGCtgcaaacagttttgtaccaaCACCGCTGGTGGGTTTGCCTGCGCGTGCAAGGCGTACTACGCCCTGGCTTCAGACGGAAAGAGCTGTGAAC CGGCTGTCTCCTGCAGTAACGATACCAGCTGCACGCAGTTGTGTGCCGTCATCAACGCTACAGAAGTCTGTGACTGCAACGCCGGGTACAACCTCGATTCGGATGGAATCACTTGCAATG ACTTTGATGAGTGTGCCAACGCTGCCAACAACTCGTGTGACCCCACTAACGGACAGTGCACCAACCTGCCCGGCACCTTCAACTGCAGCTGCAGCACCGGATATCAAATCGAAGCTGGTGGAGGCACACTCTGTGACG ATATCGACGAGTGCCAGACAAACAACGGAGGATGTGCGCAGGTGTGCACCAACCAGGGCGGCTCCTTTGTCTGCAGCTGTAACGCTGGCTACCAGCTGAACTCTGATGGAAGGGCATGTGACG ATGTCGATGAATGTGCCTTGGGTACCGACACTTGCTCACACACCTGTGTCAACACTGGCGGCTCCTACAACTGTTCCTGTCCCGAGGGACTCAAACTGGACCTCACCATGAAGAACTGCATCC CGGAGAGTCAGTGTCTTGTCAAGAACTGTACTCCAAGTGGCATTGCATCCTGTGCTGTCATCAACAGTGTTGAGACCTGTCTCTGTGCTGACGGGTACGAGGCCAACGATACAATGTGTGTTG ATGTGAATGAATGTTCGACGATGTGCAAAGGTACCAACATGCAGTGCAACAACACAGTGGGTTCATACATGTGCAGCTGTGTTGCCGGATTCGTCCAGAAGACTGTGAACGGCAGCATGACTTGTGAAG AAACGAAGGCGTTCTCGGGCTCTATCAGGATCACCAGCGTTTCCTTCACATCTGACCTGGCCGACACGTCATCGTCTGCGTTCAAGACTCTGGCCGCCAGCGTGGAGTCTTCT CTGGACACAATGTACTCGTCTCAGCTTGGCGCAGCCTTCCAGAGCACGACGGTCACTGGTTTCACCAACGGCAGCGTGGTCACAGCCTACACTGTCAACCTGGTGTCCAACAGCACGGTCAACTCCACCTCCCTGGCATCAGCCCTGCAGGCCGCTGTGCAGGCTGGAGGAGCCGGGGGATTCAGCTTTGATGCCAGTAGCATCACTGTTGCCG atatcgatgagtgtgcCGGCGAGAACAGTTGCCATGCCCAGGCCACCTGCGCTAACACGGAAGGGTcctacacatgcacatgcaacaATGGGTACACGGACAACTCGGCATCTGGCGCAAAATCAGGCTCTACTTGTGAAG aAACCACTTCTGTAGCAAGGTTTATCCGAG cTACGTCAACGGAAGAAGCCTCCAGTAGCCAGACACTGGCCATCGCGCTGGGAGTGACGTTTGGCATCCTCGGCGTCGCCATCATCATGGCCATCCTCGTGATGGTAGCCCTGAAGAGCAAGAAG GGTTCAGCAACAATCAGCCCAGAAGAGTAA